The genomic segment CCGACACGCGGCGGCCGCGGACGGGTGCGGCGCATTCTGGGGGTCGTCGTCCATGCAAGCGTGGAGGAGGTGCGCGTCGGCGAGATCTGCCATCTGGTCGATCCGCGCACCGGGCGCCGGCTGCCCGGCGAGGTGGTGGGCATCACGGACGAGGCCGCGATCCTCGTCCCGCTCGGCGATCTCGCCGGCCTGTCGAGCCTGACCGAGGTGATCCCGACCGGGCGCGACCTCCAGGTGCCGGTCGGCGAGGGCCTGCTCGGCCGCGTCATCAGCGCGCTCGGCGATCCGCTCGACGCCGTTCCCTGGCCGCCCGAGGGGATCGACGGCAGCTACCCCGTGAACGCCTATCCGCCGCCGCCGCTCGCCCGCGCGCTGATCTCCGACCCCGTCCAGCTCGGCATCCGCGCGCTCGACGGCCTCGTCACCTGCGCGCGCGGCCAGCGCATCGGCATCTTCGGCGAGCCCGGTGCCGGCAAGTCGTCGCTCCTGGCCGATATCGTGCGTGGCACCGATGCCGATGTCGCCGTGGTCGCGCTGGTCGGCGAGCGCGGGCGCGAGGTGCGCGAATTCGTGGAGCGCCAGCTCGGCGAAGACGGCCGCGCGCGCGCCGTGGTCGTCGCGGCGACCTCGGACCGGCCGGCCATCGAGCGCGTGAAGGCCGCCTATGTGGCGACCACCATCGCGGAGTATTTCCGCGATCGCGGCCGCAATGTCCTGCTGCTCATGGACAGCATCACGCGCTTTGCCCGCGCCCAGCGCGAGATCGGGCTGGCCTCGGGCGAACCGCCGACCCGGCGCGGCTTCCCGCCCTCCCTGTTCGCCGCCCTGCCGCGGCTCCTGGAGCGCTCGGGGCCCGGCGAAACGGGCTCGATCACCGGCATCTACACCGTGCTCACCGAGGGCGACGGCACGCTCGACCCGGTCGCCGAGGAGGTCCAGGCGATCCTCGACGGCCATGTGGTGCTCTCCAGCGAGCTCGCCCGGCGCGACCACTTCCCCGCCATCGACGTCCTGCGCAGCCGCAGCCGCCTGATGGACACGGTCGCCCCGGAGAGCCATCGCGCCGACGCCGGCCGCATCCGCGAGCTCATGGCCCGCCATGCGGATATCGAGCTGCTCGTCCGTGTCGGCGAATACGAGAAGGGCAGCGACCCGCTCGCCGACGAGGCGGTGGCCAAGATCGACCGGATCAACGCCTTCCTGCGCCAGGCCGCGGGCGAGAGCGAGGCGATGGAGAGCACGCGTGCCATGATGCGGGAGCTTGCCGAATGAACGACCGCGACACGCTCGCCCGCCTGCGGGACCTGCGCCGCCTGCGCGAGCGCCGGGCGCGCGAGACCGTCGGCCGGCGGCGCGCGGCGCTTGCACAGGCCATGCACACGGCGCGGGAGGCATCCGACGCCGCCGAGGCCCAGGCAGCCGAGGCCGCCGCCACGGAGCATGCCATGCTCGCCGCCCTCACCGGCCGTCCGGTCACGCTCCACGAACTCGACCGCGTCCGCGATCATGGCGAGATCGCGAGCGAGGAACAGGCCCGCCTGCGCCGGCAGGAGGACGAGGCACGGGCCGCCGAGCACGAGCGCGGGAAGGAGCTCGCCCGCGCCCGCGAAACCCTCCTGAAGCACGAGCGTGCCGCGGCCAAGCTCGACGGCGCGCTCGACGAGACCGCCTCGCGGACCGCATATCGCCGGGCCGCCCTGGCCGAGCTCGTGGAGGACGAGGACGTCCTCCCGGGCACGCACGACGCATCGGAGACGTGACCCAGCGATGCCGCAAGCCTCCCTGTCCACACGTCCAAGAGCCAGCCGGCGCGCCTCGCCCAAGGCCAAGGCTAAAACCACGACCAAGACGGCGAACGGAGCCAAGACCAAGCCGGCCCGGACACGGCCGGCAAGGCTGAAGCCCGATGCCATCGAGCCGCGCCGGGCGGCGGCGCTCAATGCGGTCTACCGCCACCGACCGCCTCTCGACATCGCCGTGGCGGACACGCCCATGCGGATCGAGACCGCGTGGCCGCCGCCCGACGACGATGCCGCCGGGCGCTGCACGCTCGCCTTCGCGGTCGACGGCGCGCAAGGCACGCTCGGCCTGCCGCGGGCGCTCGTCGCGCAGTGGATAGCGCGGGTCGATCCGGATGCGGCGCCCGACAGCCTCGCGCCCGAGCATGCCGCCCTGCTGGTCGAGTGCGCGCTCGCCGCGGACATCGCCCGCCTGGAGGAGGCGCTCGGCTGTACGGTCGAGATCGCGTCGGTGGCGGACCGACCGCCGGAGGGCATGGACGTGCCGCGCTTCGGGTTCTCGCTCGCCTGGACCGAGCGAACGGAGGTCTCGGCCCTCGCCCTGCCGTGCGAACACGCCGCCGGGCTTGGCGCGCTGCTCGACAGGCTGGCGCCGGGAAGGCCCGCCGGTCCGGAACTGCCCGTTCCGGTCAGCCTGTGCGCTGGTGCGGCGGACCTCACCGTTGCGGAGCTGCGCGGCCTCGTGCCCGGCGACGTGGTGCTCGCCGAGGAGGCGCGCACGCCCGAGGCGACGGCGCTCGCCGTCGTCGCCGGGCATCTCGCCGCCCCCGCCGTCGCGGGAGAGGCGGGAGCCGAACTCGTCTCCGGACCGTTCCGGCTTCGCGGATCAAACTGGGAGTGGATCATGACAGACCCGACGGATGCCGCCGCCATTTCGGACGACACCGATCTCGACGACCTGCCGGTCAGGCTCACCTTCGAGCTCGGCCGGACCGAGCTTGCCCTGAGCGATGTCCGCGCGCTCGCGCCGGGCTCGCTCCTGCCGCTCTCCCGCCCGGTCGGCGATGCGGTGGACGTGATCGCCAACGGTCGGCGCATCGCACGCGGCGAGATCGTGCGCATCGGCGAGAGCCTGGGCATACGCATCACCCGGCTCGCCGACAATGCCTGACGGCGGGCTCAACATTCTGGGGATCATCGTCGTCGTCACCGCCATCGGGCTCATCCCCCTGGCGGTGGTGACGATGACGGGCTTCCTCAAGATCTCGGTGGTCCTGTTCCTCATCCGCAACGCGCTGGGGGTCCAGCAGACGCCGCCCAATCTCGTCCTCTACGGCATCGCGCTGGTGCTCACCGTCTATGTGACGAGCCCGCTCATGAGCCAGATCTACGGCGAGATCTCCGCGCGCGACATCAACCTGGAGACCGCGGAGGGGATCGGCGAGGCGGCCGACGCCCTGCGCCAGCCGCTCAAGGAGCACCTGACCCGCTTCACCAAGCCGGGCGAGCGCCAGTTCTTCATGGCCGCCACCAACAGGGTCTGGCCCGAGGCCGCGCGCGAGGATTTGCGCGACGACGACCTCGTGGTGCTGCTGCCGGCCTTCGTGGCCTCCGAGCTGACCCGCGCCTTCGAGATCGGCTTCCTGCTCTATCTGCCGTTCCTCATCATCGACCTCGTGGTCGCCAACATCCTGATGACGCTCGGCATGATCATGGTCTCGCCCATCCTGATCTCCGTGCCCTTGAAGCTGTTCCTGTTCGTCGCCGTCGACGGCTGGTCGCGGCTCATGCACGGCGTGATCCTGAGCTACGGATGAGACCCACCGCCCCGGGAGACCGCCCATGACCACGGACTTCGTGCTCGCCAAGGTCCAGACCACGCTCATGACCGTCCTGATCGTGTCCGCGCCGGTGATCATCGCAGCCGTGGTGATCGGCATCCTGGTCGGTCTCGCCCAGGCGCTGACCCAGATCCAGGATCAGACCCTGCCCCAGGCGGTGAAGCTCATCGTGGTGCTGGTGATCATCATCGTGCTCGGGCCGCTCATGGCCGACCAGATCGCGGAGCAGGCCTCCATGGCGCTCGAGGAATTTCCCACCGTGACCCGGTAGACGAAGGGGCCGGCACCCATGACCGTCACGCAGCTCCTCTCCTCCGTCGGCGATTTCTACGTCTACATCATCGCGGCCGCGCTCGCCCTTGCGCGAATGACGGGGCTGATGGTCATCATGCCGGTCTTCACCCGGCTCGGGCTCACCGGGCTGCTGCGCGGCGGCGTGGCGCTCGCGCTCACCCTGCCGCTCGTGCCCATGATGGTCGCGACGCTGGCCGATGCCGACCCGACGGTCGCGACCACGGCCTTCCTCCTGATGAAGGAGTTCGCGGTCGGCATCGTGCTCGGACTGGTGCTCGGCGTGCCCTTCTGGGCGGCGGAGGCGGCCGGCGACATTCTGGACCTGCAGCGCGGCGCCACGGCGGGCATGCTCATCGACCCCTCCATGGCCCAGCAGACCAGCATCACCGGCACGCTGTTCGCCATCGTCATGCTGGCGCTGTTCTTCGCGGCCGGCGGTCTCGGCCTCGTTCTCGGCGCCGTCTATGACAGCTACGGGCTGTGGCCGCCCCTGCGCGTGACGCCGGTATTCAGCGCGGAGGCCGCCGATCTCCTGATCGGCCTGCTCGACCGCGTCCTGGTCATGGCCATGACCCTCGTCTTCCCGCTGATCGTCAGCTTCCTGCTGTCGGACCTGGTGCTCGCCGCGCTCGCGCGCGCGGCACCGCATTTCAACATCTTCGCCCTGTCGCTCGGCATCAAGAGCCTCGTCTTCTGCCTCGTGCTCGTGCTCTATGCCGCCTTCCTCGTCTTCTATATGGGCGAGGACCTCGCCGTCCTGCGCGAGGCCGGCACCAGGCTCCGGGCGGTGAGCCCCGACTAGAACGCCTCAGACGCGGATCTAGCCCACCTGGATCGTGGCTGCCGGATCCGGCTCGGGGAGATAGACGGTGTCGCCGGGGAAGACGATGTCGGGATCCAGGATGTGGTCCATGTTGAGCATGACCGTCTCCACCACGTCGCGCTCGTTCGTCGTGGCGATCAGCCGGATCGTGTCGCCGGCATCCACGATCACCGAGTCGAGCCCCGCGCCCTCGAGCGCCGGATTGATGCGCCCGGCCTCGCCCATGGCCCCGTCGGGATGGGGGTCTACAAGGGTCGAGAGAACCCATCCCTCGTGGATCTCGCCATCCGTGCCGTAACCGCTCACCGGCACCCACTCATTGCCCGCCGCGTCGCGCGCGCGCTCCCCCGTCTCCTCCACGAGGGAGCCGGGCCGCAGCACGGTCGAGGCCGGCGCATCGGCGGCGGGCTGCGAACGCAGGTTGAGCCCGTCGGAGGGGAGAACGACAAGCTGAGGCCCAGGCTCCTCCTCCACCGGCTCGTCGGGCGGTTCCGTGCCCGGGTCCCCCGGTGTCGGCGCGGACTCGTCCGGCTCGTCTGGCTCGGGCGCCCCGGTATCGCCGGGGTCGGGCGCCGCCGTCTCCTGCGAGGGCCGGTCCCCGGTGAGGAGAAGGCTGCCGGCGGCCACGAGGCCCGCCGCGGCGATCCAACGCCCGGGATGCGACAGCCGGCCACCGCCGGTCTCGTCCGTGTCGCCGGTACGGAATGTCCCGGACGCCCCCGGTTCGCGCTCCGGCCTGTCGCTTGCGAGCCGACCGCGTTCGGCATTCCAGCGCGGCAGCGGAGTGCCGCCCGCCGGCGCGGCCTCGGCCCCGCGGTCGGCGTACCAGCGCTCCAGCGGACCCTGCAGCCGGTTGCCGGCGAGATAGGAGAACTCCGGCCGCGGCAGATGGCTCGCGGGCCGGGTCTGGCCGTCGAGGAACACCGCGATCTCGTCGAGCGTCTCGCGCGGCAGGAAGGTCTGGTCCTCGATCCGGGGCAGCACCTCGCGGCGGAACGTCTCGATGCCGTCGCGCTGGACCGGCGTCGCCTGCGCCTGAAGCTCGCCGAGATAGCTCTCCATGGAGGCCCGCGCGCCCTTGGGCACGAGCACGGACGATGTCTCGCGCGGCCAGCCGATGGCCGTGTCGAGCCAGCTGGGCACCGTGATCTCGAGCGGCAGCCCGTCCTCGCCGGTCGCCGTCAGGCGCGCCCAGCTCATGCGGTTGACGGCAGGCGCGGTCTCGCCCGCATTGCGCTTGTACTGGCCCCTCAGCTCGAAGCTCACGGAGAACGGAAGCTGCAGGGTCTTCGCGAAGGGCACGCCGATCCCGATGGGCGGCGTGGCGAGCGAGAGGGTATAGCGCGCCGTCGCGGAGGCAAAGGCGGCCTTGCGGCCGAATATGGTCTCGTAGAAATTGCCGGTGCCAGGCATGGAGCCCGCCTGCCTGAGCCCGAAATTGGCCCAGCTCGGCAGGCGGTTGCGTATGGTGTCCGGATTGAACAGCGCCCGCTCGCCGATCCGGTAGGTCTGGTTGAAGAGCACGTCGAGCACCGACTGCTCCGGTGCCCAGACACGGCGCGACCGGCCGGTGAGATCGGTGATGACCTGCTCCGCCGGCTTGCCCGGGATCGCCGACAGGCGCAGCCCGCTGCGCAGGCCCGGCAGGTAGGAGACGATCCGGCCGGGATCGATGGCGCCGTCATTGGCCATGGCCCGGATATCGGCCATGGACGGCGTGCCGGAGGCGAGCCGCGCGGCATCGGCCGGATCGGCGACCACGAACTGCATCCTCACCCGGGCCCGCCCGAGCATGGACTGGTTGGCCTCGAAGAATTCGCGCGACACGATGGCGCCCTCCGGCAGGGTCGCCTTGAAGGCCGCCTCCTGGCGCCGTTCCATGCCGAGCCGGAAGCCCGGCATCTGGCTCGACAGGATGGTCGGCAGCTTGGCCTTCAGCTCCGCGAGCAGCTTCGTGTAGGTCACCGGCGCGGGCAGCTCCACATAGCCGGCCCTGTTCTCGTTCGCGCCGAAGAACTCGCGCCGTCCCTCCGGCAGCACGTCGTATGTGCGCCCTTCCCTCAGGCCAAGGCTGTAGGTCAGCTCGACCACCGTGCCGTCGCCATCGGCGGCCTCGCCGAGGACGCGCGCCGACTGCGGATTGACGGCGAAGGGCGTCTCCGGCGTGTCGCGGAACGCGGTCTGCACGCCCGCCTCGAACAACGCCGGCGCCCTGAACTGGCCGCCGCCCTGGTTCTTGAACGGAAAGAGCCCCATGTCCGACAGGCCGATATTGTCGTATTCGCTCGGCCTCTTCGACAGGATCGCCTCCTGTCCGACCGCGTCGCGGATCGGGCCCATGCTGTGACTTCTGATGCTTTCCGCCCCGGCCCGCCAGATACGGTTGTAATTGGACTTGGTGCCGAAGGCGAAGCCGATCGAGGCCACGGTCGGATCGGTGACGATGGACGGCCCGTCGGAGCCGTCGGAGCCGTTGCCCTCCCCCTCCCCGTTGCGGCCGGTGCGCTGGGGTGCGTCCGTCTCGAACGGATTGGTGTTCCAGCGCAGCCGGATCTGTCCGCCGAGACGCAGGTCCGGCGCCGCCGCCTGCCATCGCGCCGGCGGCGGAACGCGGCCCGGATCGTCCGCGGCCGCGCGAAGCGGGGCGGTATCGAGAGGCGGTCCGTTGCGTGCCACGCGCTGCGCCACCGCGCCTGCCGCCATGTCGGCGGCTCCGAGGGTGAGAAGCAGCGTCGACGAGGCAAGATCGAAGACGGACATGTCTCCGCCATGCATGGCGAGGGTCGCGGCCTCGTTGGTCATGAGATAGCCGCCGAGCCCGATGCTGGCCGTACCGCCCATCAGCCGCGTCGCCTCCAGCGCGCGGGTCATGGGCGTCGCCACGCCGCCATTGGCGGCAAGCCGCGCGACCGCCAGCCGGGCCGATCCATAGGCGCCCGCGCCGGCAACCGTGGCGGCAAGGCCGGCCCAGGCGTTGAAGGCCTGCTGGTTGTTGCCGGGGCTGATGGACAGGCCGCGGTCGCGCAGATCGTAGAGCTGCTCGCCGGTGCGATAGGCACCCCAGGCCATGACCGCGCCGATCGCCCAGGGCGCCGCCGACCCGCCGGTCGCCGCCGTCACCGCGATGCTGCCCACCGCGACACCGATATCGGCGCCCGTCTCCGCATAGTCGCGCCAGGTGCGCACATGGGCGTCGATGGCCGGATAGCCCGCCTTGGTGTCGACGATGTCGAAATCGTCGTCGTCTTCCCTCAGGGTCTCCAGCACCGGCTCGGGGATATAGAGCCGGCCGTCGTCGGCGAGGTCGTTGTCCTCCTGGAAGTCGCCGATATCGTCGTACCGGCTCGCCTTGTCGCCGACCGGGCGGTCGTCGACGAGATAGTCCTCGCCCTCATTGTCGGTCACCGCGAAGAGCGCGGCCGCGCGCACGCCCTCCGCATCGGAGACATAGAGCATCGGGATCAGCCGGACGGTGACGCTGTCGCCGCCCACATCGGTGATCTGGTCGGCGATCGCGTCGATGGTCTCGCGGCCGGGATGGTCTTCGGTGTAGCGGTCGCCCGTATCGCCGGCCTCCGGATTGTCGGGGGTGAGGCCCAGGGCATCGCCGATGAAGTTGCGCAGCTCCGACCCGGCCTCCAGCTCCTGCGTCGCGAGCGCGTCCGGATCCGCCAGCAGGTCCTCGAAGCGCGGCTCGAGGAACCGCTCCGGGTCCTCTCGCCATATGGCGAGATCGCGTTCGGCCTGCTCGTTGCCGGCATGCTCGGCGGCCTCCTCGCGGCCGAGCTCGACGATGAAGGAGAAATCGTCGGAGAAGTGGTCGAGATCGGAAGACCCTGCGATCACCCCTTCCAGCGCATCGGCCAGCCGCGTGCCGTGTCCGTCGGACATGGCGGAGCGGATGCTCTCGAAGCCATAGCCCGTGCTGGCGCCGCGCAGCTCATGCACCAGGGTCGCGCTCTGGCCGTCATAGAGCGAATCGTCGGCGAGCCACTCCGCGATCTCCTCCGCCCGGCCGGCCTCGCCATTGAGCCGTTCTCCGAAGACCGGCTGGTCGGCGAGCTCCACCGTGGCGGTCAATCCCGCGGCGAAACTGTGCCAGTCGCCCGGAAGCCCCGTGGCATTGCCGCCCGCGCGGTCGTACCAGCCCTCGCCGAACTCCGACGTCATGGCGTCGAGCAGAAGATTGGCGACTTCCGGAGGGGCGTGTTCGGACATGCTCAACATGTAGCTGCCGGCCTTGTCGGCATTGAGCGTCGGATCGTTCTGCGCGGCGATATCGTCCTCGTCGGGCTCGCCGGTCACCTCGGCGAGCCTCCCCTCGAAATATGTCTGGCTGAAATGGGGAAGGCCGGCCTCCTCGAACAGCCGCTCGCGCTCCGCCCTGGAGGTCGTGACGTCGAGATTGGCGGTGAGAACCTCCAGCGCCGCCGCCTCGTTCTCCTGCGACGGGTTGCCCGCCATCAGCTCGTCAAGGCGGGTCGTCGTGTAGTCGAGGCGCACCTCCGCCATACCGGCCAGCAGGTGCTGGATGCGGGCATAGGCCTCCGGATTGTCCTGCGCCACACTGGTCAGCGCGAAGCCGACCGCGCTTTCCTCGGCGAGCGCCTGCTCCTCAGCGCTCAGCTCGGGATTGTCCGGATCGACATCCACGCCGGAGAGCTGGACCAGGGCATAGCCGATGGGATCTGTGTCCATCAGCGTGCGCATCTCCACAGGCTGCGACCGGTCGCCCGGATCGAGCGTGACGCCCGCCACCTGAAGGACGGCCAGCGTCACCGGATCCTCCCGTGCGAGCTCGCGCTCGGCGTCGGTGAGCGAGGGATCGTTGGGGTTGATGTCGTCGAGCGCGCGGGCAATCTCGCGCTCGGTGCCCAGAGGCTCCAGCGTGCCGGAAAGGTCGAGCCCGGGGTGGTTCGCCTCCAGCGCCGAAAGCGCGGCCTCGAGTTCGGCGTCGGTGAACTCCGTCACCTCGCCGTCGCCCGATGTCACCGCCTCGTACTGGCCGAGCGCCTCCGCGCCGGCGTCCGGATTGTCGCGATGGCGCGTGGCGAGCTCCATATCGAGCTCATGCCCGAGCGCCTCCCGGAAGGCCTCATATTGCTCCACCACGCGTTCGCGCGCCGCCGTGAGGTCCGCTTCGGAGGCGGCATCGTCCTCCTCCAGCGCGACGAGATCCTCGCAGGCCAGACGGAACTCGTAGCCGGCCTGCTCGCTTGCCCGCGTCTGGGGCGACTCGCCAAGCACGCGCTCGACCGCGGTCTGGTCGCCGTCGTCGAGCACCGCGGTAGCAAGCGTCTCGTCGAGTCCGGCTTCGGTATAGCGCTCGACGAGCTCGTCGTGCTTGTCGCCAAGCGCGGCCTCCGCATCGTCCGCCCCCTCGGCCGCCCCGCGCATCTCGTGCTCTGCGGCCTCGCGCAGCCGGCCGAGCGCCAGGCCGGCGGCCTCCTCGTTCTCCTCCGACGGATCCTCGCGATATGCCTCGACGGCGGCCTGGGCTTCCTCGAGGCGCTCTGCGGCCTCGCCCTGCGTATCGGCCGGCTGTGCCGGTGCGGGTGCCTCGGTGTCATGCGAAACCGGCTGAACCGGCGCCGCCTCCTCATCTTCCTGCGGCGGTGGCGGTGGCGGCGGAGCGGGCGGCTCCGTGCTCGTCTCGGTCCGCACGGGCAAATGGAAACCGCCGCCCCCGATCAGCATTTCTGTCCTCGCTTCCACATGGGTCCAGGACAGAAACTGGAAGCATGGGGCGATGACAGGCCGATGAAGCTTCTGTGAACGTCAAAGAATAAACGCCATTAAAGACGTTGAATATTGTATTTATTATTGTATAAATCGCCGCCTTTGCTCAGGCATACGAGAAGGGACGCCCGTGAGAGCGGTCGGTAGCGCTCTCCGGCAGGTAGATCCGGTCCCCCGGATAGATGATATCGGGCTGGAGGATATGGTCCATGTTCAGCATGACCGTCTCCACGACATCGGCGTTGCGGCTCGTCGCGATGCGCCTGATCGTATCGCCCGGCACGACGACGACCCACGGATAGCCTTCGTTCTCGAGATCCGCATTCACACGCCCGGTCGGATCGGTGGAACCGAAAGCCTCGGCATTCGGCCCATCCACGCCCCGCCATTCGAAACCGCGGCCATCGCCCAGCCAGACCAGTTCGACAGGCTCGCCCGGCTGGAGCACCCTGAGGGCCGACGCGAAATCGGACGGATCCGCCCCGGCGAGCGTCCGCTCCCCGTCCTGCACAAGGAGCGGCAGGTCCGACGGATCGTCGAGCCCATCGAAACTGTCCGGCCATTGCGGCGCGCCGGGAGCACCCTGCTCATCGCCCTGGGAGGCGTCGCTGTCGTCCCCGGACTTGCCATCGTCGCCCGACCCGCCACCCGTTTCCACCTGCTTCGTCTCGCTGGCAAAGACGTCGGCAAAGCCCATGGCGCTGAACAGCGCCAGACCGCCGCCGAACGCGACACCGAGCGTGATGCGTTCGCGCAGGGGCGTGCTCGCGCCGGCCGGGGCTTGCGGCTTGTACGGTCCCCACAGGGCACGCCAGCCCAGATAACCCGAGCCGATGGTGAACAGCGAACCGGCCGCGGTGCCGGCAATGCTGGGGAACGCCTCCGCCGTGTAGAACGCGCTGCCGAAGGTATAGAGCGGGAGCGCCACCTTGTCGGTCAGGGGAAAGGCCG from the Kaustia mangrovi genome contains:
- a CDS encoding FliI/YscN family ATPase yields the protein MTDAAPPMQDRLAAIVPRLREGLQEAPTRGGRGRVRRILGVVVHASVEEVRVGEICHLVDPRTGRRLPGEVVGITDEAAILVPLGDLAGLSSLTEVIPTGRDLQVPVGEGLLGRVISALGDPLDAVPWPPEGIDGSYPVNAYPPPPLARALISDPVQLGIRALDGLVTCARGQRIGIFGEPGAGKSSLLADIVRGTDADVAVVALVGERGREVREFVERQLGEDGRARAVVVAATSDRPAIERVKAAYVATTIAEYFRDRGRNVLLLMDSITRFARAQREIGLASGEPPTRRGFPPSLFAALPRLLERSGPGETGSITGIYTVLTEGDGTLDPVAEEVQAILDGHVVLSSELARRDHFPAIDVLRSRSRLMDTVAPESHRADAGRIRELMARHADIELLVRVGEYEKGSDPLADEAVAKIDRINAFLRQAAGESEAMESTRAMMRELAE
- the sctO gene encoding type III secretion system stalk subunit SctO, translated to MNDRDTLARLRDLRRLRERRARETVGRRRAALAQAMHTAREASDAAEAQAAEAAATEHAMLAALTGRPVTLHELDRVRDHGEIASEEQARLRRQEDEARAAEHERGKELARARETLLKHERAAAKLDGALDETASRTAYRRAALAELVEDEDVLPGTHDASET
- the sctQ gene encoding type III secretion system cytoplasmic ring protein SctQ; this translates as MPQASLSTRPRASRRASPKAKAKTTTKTANGAKTKPARTRPARLKPDAIEPRRAAALNAVYRHRPPLDIAVADTPMRIETAWPPPDDDAAGRCTLAFAVDGAQGTLGLPRALVAQWIARVDPDAAPDSLAPEHAALLVECALAADIARLEEALGCTVEIASVADRPPEGMDVPRFGFSLAWTERTEVSALALPCEHAAGLGALLDRLAPGRPAGPELPVPVSLCAGAADLTVAELRGLVPGDVVLAEEARTPEATALAVVAGHLAAPAVAGEAGAELVSGPFRLRGSNWEWIMTDPTDAAAISDDTDLDDLPVRLTFELGRTELALSDVRALAPGSLLPLSRPVGDAVDVIANGRRIARGEIVRIGESLGIRITRLADNA
- the sctR gene encoding type III secretion system export apparatus subunit SctR: MPDGGLNILGIIVVVTAIGLIPLAVVTMTGFLKISVVLFLIRNALGVQQTPPNLVLYGIALVLTVYVTSPLMSQIYGEISARDINLETAEGIGEAADALRQPLKEHLTRFTKPGERQFFMAATNRVWPEAAREDLRDDDLVVLLPAFVASELTRAFEIGFLLYLPFLIIDLVVANILMTLGMIMVSPILISVPLKLFLFVAVDGWSRLMHGVILSYG
- a CDS encoding EscS/YscS/HrcS family type III secretion system export apparatus protein, which codes for MTTDFVLAKVQTTLMTVLIVSAPVIIAAVVIGILVGLAQALTQIQDQTLPQAVKLIVVLVIIIVLGPLMADQIAEQASMALEEFPTVTR
- the sctT gene encoding type III secretion system export apparatus subunit SctT; amino-acid sequence: MTVTQLLSSVGDFYVYIIAAALALARMTGLMVIMPVFTRLGLTGLLRGGVALALTLPLVPMMVATLADADPTVATTAFLLMKEFAVGIVLGLVLGVPFWAAEAAGDILDLQRGATAGMLIDPSMAQQTSITGTLFAIVMLALFFAAGGLGLVLGAVYDSYGLWPPLRVTPVFSAEAADLLIGLLDRVLVMAMTLVFPLIVSFLLSDLVLAALARAAPHFNIFALSLGIKSLVFCLVLVLYAAFLVFYMGEDLAVLREAGTRLRAVSPD
- a CDS encoding SH3 domain-containing protein, with translation MLIGGGGFHLPVRTETSTEPPAPPPPPPPQEDEEAAPVQPVSHDTEAPAPAQPADTQGEAAERLEEAQAAVEAYREDPSEENEEAAGLALGRLREAAEHEMRGAAEGADDAEAALGDKHDELVERYTEAGLDETLATAVLDDGDQTAVERVLGESPQTRASEQAGYEFRLACEDLVALEEDDAASEADLTAARERVVEQYEAFREALGHELDMELATRHRDNPDAGAEALGQYEAVTSGDGEVTEFTDAELEAALSALEANHPGLDLSGTLEPLGTEREIARALDDINPNDPSLTDAERELAREDPVTLAVLQVAGVTLDPGDRSQPVEMRTLMDTDPIGYALVQLSGVDVDPDNPELSAEEQALAEESAVGFALTSVAQDNPEAYARIQHLLAGMAEVRLDYTTTRLDELMAGNPSQENEAAALEVLTANLDVTTSRAERERLFEEAGLPHFSQTYFEGRLAEVTGEPDEDDIAAQNDPTLNADKAGSYMLSMSEHAPPEVANLLLDAMTSEFGEGWYDRAGGNATGLPGDWHSFAAGLTATVELADQPVFGERLNGEAGRAEEIAEWLADDSLYDGQSATLVHELRGASTGYGFESIRSAMSDGHGTRLADALEGVIAGSSDLDHFSDDFSFIVELGREEAAEHAGNEQAERDLAIWREDPERFLEPRFEDLLADPDALATQELEAGSELRNFIGDALGLTPDNPEAGDTGDRYTEDHPGRETIDAIADQITDVGGDSVTVRLIPMLYVSDAEGVRAAALFAVTDNEGEDYLVDDRPVGDKASRYDDIGDFQEDNDLADDGRLYIPEPVLETLREDDDDFDIVDTKAGYPAIDAHVRTWRDYAETGADIGVAVGSIAVTAATGGSAAPWAIGAVMAWGAYRTGEQLYDLRDRGLSISPGNNQQAFNAWAGLAATVAGAGAYGSARLAVARLAANGGVATPMTRALEATRLMGGTASIGLGGYLMTNEAATLAMHGGDMSVFDLASSTLLLTLGAADMAAGAVAQRVARNGPPLDTAPLRAAADDPGRVPPPARWQAAAPDLRLGGQIRLRWNTNPFETDAPQRTGRNGEGEGNGSDGSDGPSIVTDPTVASIGFAFGTKSNYNRIWRAGAESIRSHSMGPIRDAVGQEAILSKRPSEYDNIGLSDMGLFPFKNQGGGQFRAPALFEAGVQTAFRDTPETPFAVNPQSARVLGEAADGDGTVVELTYSLGLREGRTYDVLPEGRREFFGANENRAGYVELPAPVTYTKLLAELKAKLPTILSSQMPGFRLGMERRQEAAFKATLPEGAIVSREFFEANQSMLGRARVRMQFVVADPADAARLASGTPSMADIRAMANDGAIDPGRIVSYLPGLRSGLRLSAIPGKPAEQVITDLTGRSRRVWAPEQSVLDVLFNQTYRIGERALFNPDTIRNRLPSWANFGLRQAGSMPGTGNFYETIFGRKAAFASATARYTLSLATPPIGIGVPFAKTLQLPFSVSFELRGQYKRNAGETAPAVNRMSWARLTATGEDGLPLEITVPSWLDTAIGWPRETSSVLVPKGARASMESYLGELQAQATPVQRDGIETFRREVLPRIEDQTFLPRETLDEIAVFLDGQTRPASHLPRPEFSYLAGNRLQGPLERWYADRGAEAAPAGGTPLPRWNAERGRLASDRPEREPGASGTFRTGDTDETGGGRLSHPGRWIAAAGLVAAGSLLLTGDRPSQETAAPDPGDTGAPEPDEPDESAPTPGDPGTEPPDEPVEEEPGPQLVVLPSDGLNLRSQPAADAPASTVLRPGSLVEETGERARDAAGNEWVPVSGYGTDGEIHEGWVLSTLVDPHPDGAMGEAGRINPALEGAGLDSVIVDAGDTIRLIATTNERDVVETVMLNMDHILDPDIVFPGDTVYLPEPDPAATIQVG